The following proteins are co-located in the Eleginops maclovinus isolate JMC-PN-2008 ecotype Puerto Natales chromosome 1, JC_Emac_rtc_rv5, whole genome shotgun sequence genome:
- the borcs6 gene encoding BLOC-1 related complex subunit 6 codes for MSLFPVIGTDVPETANGDVAPIASENGPHDQKLVKCGGSRVPCSGEGSGDTDNHVHVENKVYDGEGCLDSETLNNGRTSSLSLRSSEETDPSLPAATCTGDSEDSESGSKDTDIHEASNTVEPPGAALLWDPAQQAHFKELPPREGPATSDRQQMETDTVDGDTDSRDEEEDGEKEKQDEEEDEKNEKKWIRQRSGGRTRVESSRHYSSSAPGPSTSSSSSTPPPLLPSDDLPCPPHVMAQVWVRNVRGMQDSKSLDEISQSCGGGSGARGGGRGGQSEGRRATISSALELEGTVHQEGDLTHFICKNLEQKIKMSSKPSLDCSDSDCSGPIYRSRGSSRRPADIPPIDPAVLLDLERHTQEVSHSVEMMMRSLNGTIQNMTALSVGYIQTYRDSVDSLGESVDMSIKGMYTLMARCEELDRSMQPIHTLAAQIRDIKRTLDTLEVICK; via the exons ATGAGTCTCTTCCCTGTGATTGGCACAGACGTGCCAGAAACAGCTAATGGGGATGTGGCTCCCATCGCTTCAGAAAACGGCCCTCATGATCAGAAGTTGGTGAAATGCGGGGGCAGCAGAGTGCCCTGTTCTGGAGAGGGATCAGGGGACACTGACAACCACGTACATGTGGAGAACAAAGTTTATGATGGCGAAGGCTGCTTGGACTCAGAGACATTGAATAATGGTAGAACATCTAGTTTATCGTTACGCTCTTCTGAAGAGACcgacccctccctccctgctgccACATGCACAGGAGACTCAGAGGACTCAGAATCTGGCTCCAAAGACACAGATATCCATGAGGCTTCTAACACTGTAGAGCCTCCTGGTGCAGCTCTGCTGTGGGACCCTGCACAGcaggcacattttaaagagtTACCTCCTAGAGAAGGCCCTGCCACGTCGGACAGACAGCAGATGGAGACGGACACCGTAGATGGAGACACCGACAGCCGAgacgaggaggaagatggagagaaggagaaacaggatgaagaggaagatgagaagAATGAAAAAAAGTGGATTCGTCAGCGTTCAGGAGGGAGAACAAGGGTAGAG TCTTCACGACACTACTCCTCCTCAGCCCCTGGTCCCAGcacctcgtcctcttcctccaccccgcctcctcttcttccctcagACGACCTCCCCTGCCCTCCCCACGTCATGGCCCAGGTCTGGGTACGCAATGTCCGGGGGATGCAGGACAGCAAGAGCCTGGATGAAATCAGCCAGTCGTGTGGAG GTGGTTCGGGGGCACGGGGAGGGGGCAGAGGGGGCCAATCAGAGGGCAGACGGGCCACCATCTCCTCGGCTCTGGAGCTAGAGGGGACAGTCCACCAGGAGGGGGACCTGACTCACTTCATCTGCAAGAACCTGGAGCAGAAAATCAAGATGAGCTCCAAGCCCAGTCTGGACTGCAGCGACT CGGACTGTTCAGGTCCCATATACCGAAGCCGGGGGTCGTCACGCAGACCAGCAGACATCCCCCCCATTGATCCCGCTGTCCTATTGGACCTCGAGAGACACACCCAGGAAGTGTCGCACAGCGTGGAGATGATGATGCGGAGCCTCAACGGCACCATCCAGAAT ATGACGGCTCTGAGTGTGGGCTACATCCAGACCTACAGGGACTCTGTGGACAGCCTGGGGGAGTCTGTGGATATGAGCATAAAg GGCATGTACACACTGATGGCTCGCTGCGAGGAGTTGGACCGCTCCATGCAGCCCATACACACCCTGGCTGCACAGATCCGGGACATCAAACGCACCCTGGACACCCTGGAGGTGATCTGCAAGTAA
- the si:dkey-72l14.3 gene encoding glyco_hydro_56 domain-containing protein — translation MAWTEPRTRPDPKQEPKLTSYNGRTFSSAILQVQPPFLLPFLLLLAAFADLGTAGPPQPARPPLLSGQPFIIFWGISDSACSDRPDPSSYGMEREGRVAVFYEDTLGNYPYFIDKDTPVNGGLPQHTRLDNHLQKTQQDIEAALPAPRYLGLGVLRWAEWVPQWSRNREKQAMCLEASRNLMKNFFPNWTPEEVERWSQVDFEAAAQAVMTETLRDVKRLRPKALWGVSPYPSCYNGDPAQTILANYTSQCPATEMALNDELLWLWKRCSALYPLLTLEKMQGGTPGARLYLSSQIKEAIRVSSLAGTAFDLPVFPLIKSVYASTNSFLSQADLVSTIGESAAMGTAGVVIWERSETKTERECQDLAEFVRKVLGPYSMNVTTATRLCSASLCQGKGRCVRQNPESSAYLHLAPPLAPTPPSEVVKVTEKAEADKAAEAEKATDQPDTNTKAVEPDPAEIWKKDFQCQWYKTADGEVSDQQSPKDGASVVGKVKEKAEDVMGTTRTPSTRASTTKGASVIESRGSSSNGPQSPSPSLEVTTGSCTNPSSAPNLTGLLLLVAGSLTWNFKM, via the exons ATGGCGTGGACCGAGCCACGGACGCGTCCAGACCCAAAGCAGGAACCGAAATTGACAAGTTACAATGGCAGGACTTTTTCATCAGCCATCCTTCAAGTTCAGCCTCCTTTTTTACTGCCCTTCCTTCTCCTGCTTGCTGCCTTTGCTGACCTGGGAACTGCTGGTCCACCCCAGCCAGCCCGCCCCCCTCTCCTGTCTGGACAGCCTTTTATCATTTTCTGGGGCATTTCTGACTCTGCCTGCTCCGATCGGCCAGATCCAAGCTCCTATGGGATGGAACGGGAGGGCCGTGTGGCAGTTTTTTATGAGGACACTCTAGGGAACTACCCTTATTTTATAGACAAAGACACACCGGTGAACGGCGGGTTACCACAGCACACACGGCTGGACAACCACCTTCAAAAGACACAGCAGGACATAGAGGCAGCTTTACCTGCCCCAAGGTACCTCGGGCTGGGGGTGCTGCGCTGGGCAGAGTGGGTTCCTCAGTGGTCAAGAAATCGAGAAAAGCAGGCGATGTGTCTAGAGGCTTCTAGGAACCTGATGAAGAATTTCTTTCCGAACTGGACCCCAGAGGAGGTCGAGAGGTGGTCACAG GTGGACTTCGAGGCAGCAGCGCAGGCAGTAATGACGGAAACTCTACGGGATGTCAAAAGGTTGAGGCCCAAAGCATTATGGGGCGTCTCCCCGTACCCCAGCTGCTACAACGGGGATCCCGCCCAGACCATATTAGCCAATTACACCAGCCAGTGCCCTGCTACGGAGATGGCCCTTAACGATGAGCTTCTGTGGCTATGGAAACGATGCTCCGCCCTCTACCCTCTCCTCACCCTGGAAAAGATGCAG GGTGGCACCCCTGGAGCCAGGCTTTATTTGTCCAGTCAAATCAAAGAAGCAATAAGAGTTTCCTCTCTGGCTGGGACTGCGTTTGATCTTCCTGTTTTCCCACTGATCAAGAGTGTCTACGCCTCTACTAACAGTTTCCTGTCACAG GCAGACCTGGTCAGCACCATAGGAGAGAGTGCTGCCATGGGAACAGCTGGAGTTGTCATCTGGGAGAGAAGTGAGACTAAGACAGAG AGAGAATGTCAGGACCTAGCAGAGTTTGTACGTAAGGTACTGGGACCCTACTCCATGAACGTAACCACGGCAACTCGGCTTTGCTCAGCCTCTCTGTGCCAGGGAAAGGGACGATGTGTTCGTCAAAATCCAGAAAGCTCGGCATACCTCCACCTCGCTCCGCCACTCGCACCCACACCTCCGTCCGAAGTGGTGAAGGTGACAGAAAAG gCAGAGGCCGAtaaagcagcagaggcagaaaaagCCACAGATCAGCCGGACACAAACACTAAAGCAGTCGAACCAGACCCGGCAGAGATCTGGAAGAAGGACTTCCAGTGCCAGTGGTACAAGACAGCAGATGGGGAGGTCTCGGACCAGCAGTCCCCCAAAGACGGAGCATCTGTTGTGggtaaagtaaaagaaaaggcTGAAGATGTAATGGGGACTACAAGAACTCCTTCTACAAGAGCTTCTACAACCAAAGGGGCCTCTGTGATTGAGTCGAGAGGAAGCAGTTCAAATGGTCCTCAAAGTCCATCGCCTTCCCTGGAAGTAACTACCGGTAGTTGTACGAATCCATCGAGTGCCCCAAACCTGACTGGTCTGCTGTTGCTGGTGGCTGGAAGTCTTACCTGgaactttaaaatgtga